CCTTGGCTTCTTCAATTTCAAGTCAACTTCTTTAGATTCCACCTCTGGTACATCTACTCTCCCTTCTATTGATGGTCCCTCTAATTCAACACTGGGCAACTGGGCTTCAACCGTCACCCCTGGTGATGAGATGTCAACTTCTGCCTTTGATTCACTAATATCCACTCCAGGtccttttactttttgaaatgaaattcctAATTTGGGGAGCTTAAATCTACTTCCTTGTCCCTCAGGTTCAGCTGCTTTTATGTCCGAAACATCAATGCCTTGAATCTCAATTTCAGTTTTACCTTTTGTTTTATCCAGATCTACGCTTGACTTTTCCATGTCAAAACCAGTTGCTCCTATATCGACCTTTAATTGCCCTGATGAAGTCTCAAATTCAGGCACTGTGATGTCAGTTTTGGCATTAGATGGTTCTGCCAAGACCTTAGGACCTGAAACCCCAAATTTAGGGAACTTAATTGTGGGTAGTTTGAATTTTGTTGGTGAGCTAATAATGtccttgtttttatcttttatttctaTTTGAGTTTCTGGAGCTTTAATGTCCACCTCGGGCCCTTTAACCACCAAACTTTCTTCTGGCAGACTGACCTCAGGCTCAGGAGCCTGGACTTCTGGTTTTGAAAATCCAAACTTGGAAAAAGATATCTTTGGTTTCTTTACTTTTGCATCAACTCCTTTGGAATCCACCTCTGGTATATCTACTGTTCCTTCCACTGATGGTCCCTCAACTTCAACACCAGGTAATTTGGCTTCTGCTGGTACCTCTGGTAGTGAGATATCAACTTCTGGCTTTGATACACTAATATCCACTGCTGGCCCCTTTGTTTTAGGGAATGAAATTCCAAATTTTGGTAGCTTGAATTTACTTCCTTGTCCTTCTAGCTCAGTGTCTTTAGCTTTCATGTCAATGTCTACCTCAGGACCTTCAACAGCAACACTGTAGTCTTTGATGTTTGCTGCAGGTGTCTCTCCTGACATAGTTAGCTCTGGTTCTGGATGTTTGCCACCCACTGAAGTTACACCTGCACTGATGTGTGGAACATTAATTTCAGTGTCCGGTTTTGTTATAGCAATATCAACTGATGGTAAATGTACATCTCCTGAAATTTTAGAACCTGTAGTTTCAGGTCTGGAAAATCCAAAAGAAGGCATTTTAATAtgaggcattttgaattttcctAGTTCTTCTACTCCTGCCTCGATACCTGGAATTTCAGCTTGTCCATCAATATGCATTCCTTTAAGTTCTAATTTTGGCTCTTTAAGAACAGTGTCTGTTTCTGGCACAGATATATTAGATTCTGGTTTAGGAATTTCCTGGTTAATTTCTATTCCTTTAGTTTTTGGTAGTGAAAAACTGATATCTGGCATCTTCACTTTTGGCAATTCAAATTTGCCTTCTGGCTTTTCAATGTCCATGCCTTGTCCATCATGCTTAACATTTACTTTGCCTGACAACGCAGGTTCTGTAGATTCAGCAGTTACCTCtggaatttcagtttttactttTGAACCTGTCATGCCAAATTTGGGCATTTTAAAAGTGGGCAGTTTGAATTTGCTGGGAGATCCCCCAATGTGAGCATCAACATTAGCTTCCGTATCCTGTGTTTTAATGGCTACGTCTGATCCTTTAACATCTACTTTACACTCAGGTAGAGACATATCTACTTCTGGAAGGTTTATATCAATGTCGGGGGTCTTAATATAGTCTTTACCTTTTGGTAGGGATACATCAATGTCTGGCATCTTTATTTTTGATGGTTCAAATTGACCTTTGGGTTTATTCAGCTCTACACTTGACCCATCAATGTCAACACTGGGTGCTCCAATATCCACCTTTGCTTTCTCAGATGCCTCCATTTCAGGCaattttatgtctgttttgaTATCAGGGCTTTCTGTTGTGACCTTTGGAGCTGAAATCCCAAATTTAGGGAACTTAATTGTGGGCAGTTTGAATTTGGTGGGTGAGCCAACAATGTCcatgtttttatcttttatttcagTTGAAGTGTCTGCAGCTTTAATGTCTACTTCTGGTCCTTTTACCTCCATGCTTCCTTCTGCAAGGCAGATGTCTTGCTTTGGAAGACTGACGTCAATCTCAGGGGCCTTAATATCTGGTTTTGAGAATCCAAACTTTGGAAGAGATATCTTTGGTTTCTTCAGTTTCACATCAACTTCTTTAGAATCCAGCGCTGGCATATCTACGGTCGCTTCCACTGATGGTCCCTCAACTTCAACACCAGGTAATTTTGCTTCAGCTGTCACTTGTGGCAGTGAAATATCAACATCTGGCTTTGACACACTAACATCTACAGCAGGTCCCTTTgctttctgaaatgtaattcCAAATTTTGGCAGCTTGAATCTACTTCCTTGTCCTTCTAGCTCAATGCTTTTACCTTCCGtgccaatgtctacatcagGAGCTTGTACATCCATACTGTAGTCTTTCATGTCTACTGCAGGTGGTTTTCCTGATACTGCTTGGTCTGCTTCTGGGAGTTTCACACCAACTGAGGTTACATCTGCACTGATGTCTGAAACATTGATGTCAGCATCTGGTTTTGTTACAGCAATATCCACTGATGGTAAATTGAGATTTCCTGAAATTTTGGGAGCTGTAATTTCTGGTTTGGAAAATCCAAATGAAGGGAATTTAATATGAGGCATCTTGAATCTTCCTTGGTCACCTGCCCCTGCCTCAATATCTGGAATTTTAGCTTGTCCATCAAGCGATGATCCTTTAAGATCAACTTTAACTGTGTCTGGCCCAGATATTTCATATTCGGCTTTAGGAATTTCCTGAGACATATCTTGTCCTTTTAAAGTGGGAACTTTAACATCAATATTTGGAATCTTCATTTTTGGAAGCTCAAATTTGCCCTCTGTCTTTCCAGTCTCCATGACTGTTCCTTCATGGTCAATAATTGCTTTGCCTGATGGAGTTTCAGTATCAGGCACCGTAACATTAACACTCAGATCAGGAGCTTCTGCCTTAACCTTTGGAGCAGTAATTCCAAATTTAGGCAATTTGAATGTGGGAACTTTGAATTTGCTGGGAGATCCCTTGATGCCTGAATCTTTTTCACCTACATCTGGAGCCTTAATGTCCATCCCTGGCTCTTTGACTTCGATACTTCCTCCTGCAAGGGAGATGTCTCCCTTTGGAAGACTGATATCAATCTCAGGGGCTGTAGCATCTTGTTTTGAAAATCCAAACTTTGGAAATGACATCTTtggtttttttagttttatatcAACACCTTTAGAATCCACCTCTGGTATATCTACTGTCCCTTCCACTGATGGTCCCTCGACTTCAACACCAGGTAATTTTGCTTCAGCTGTCACCTGCGGCAGTGAGATATCAACATCTGGCTTTGACAGAGTAATATCCATTGCAGGTGCCTTTCCTTTTGGAAGTGAAATTCCAAATTTTGGTAGCTTGAATTTACTTCCTTGTCCTTCTAGCTCAGTGCCTTTAACTTTCATGTCAATGTCTACCTCAGGAGCTTCTACATCCATACTGTAGCCTTTGATGTCTACTGCAGGTGGTTTTCCTGATACTGCTAGGTCTGCTTCTGGGAGTTTCACACCAACTGAGGTCACATCTGCACTGAGATCTGGAACATTGATGTCAGCATCTGGTTTTGTTACAGCAATATCCACTGATGGTAAATTGAGATTTCCTGAAATTTTGGGAGCTGTTATTTCTGGTTTGGAAAATCCAAATTTTGGAAGAGACATCTTtggttttttcagttttatatcaACACCTTTAGAATCCACCTCTGGTATATCTACTGTCCCTTCCACTGATGGTCCCTCGACTTCAACACCAGGTAATTTTGCTTCAGCTGTCATCTGCGGCAGTGAGATATCAACATCTGGCTTTGACACAGTAATATCCATTGCAGGCCCCTTTGCTTTTGGAAGTGAAATTCCAAATTTTGGTAGCTTGAATTTACTTCCTTGTCCTTCTAGCTCAGTGCCTTTAACTTTCATGTCAATGTCTACCTCAGGACCTTCTACATCCATACTGTAGCCTTTGATATCTACAGCAGGTGGTTTTCCTGATACTGCTAGGTCTGCTTCTGGGAGTTTCACACCAACTGAGGTCACATCTGCACTGATATCTGGAACATTGATGTCAGCATCTGGTTTTGTTACAGCAATGTCCACTGATGGTAAATTAAGATTTCCTGAAATTTTGGGAGCTGTAATTTCTGGTTTGGAAAATCCAAATGAAGGGAATTTAATATGAGGCATCTTGAATCTTCCATGGTCACCTGCCCCTGCCTCAATATCTGGAATTTTAGCTTGTCCATCAAACGATGATCCCTCGACTTCAACACCAGGTAATTTAGCTTCAGCTGTCACCTGCGGCAGTGAGATATCTACATCTGGCTTTGACACAGTAATATCCATTGCAGGTCCCTTTGCTTTTGGAAGTGAAATTCCAAATTTTGGTAGCTTGAATTTACTTCCTTGTCCTTCTAGCTCAGTTCCTTTAACTTTCATGTCAATGTCTACCTCAGGAGCTTCTACATCCATACTGTAGCCTTTGATGTCTACTGCAGGTGGTTTTCCTGATACTGCTAGGTCTGCTTCTGGGAGTTTCACACCAACTGAGGTCACATCTGCACTGAGATCTGGAACATTGATGTCAGCATCTGGTTTTGTTACAGCAATATCCACTGATGGTAAATTGAGATTTCCTGAAATTTTGGGAGCTGTAATTTCTGGTTTGGAAAATCCAAATTTTGGAAGAGACATCTTtggttttttcagttttatatcaACACCTTTAGAATCCACCTCTGGTATATCTACTGTCCCTTCCACTGATGGTCCCTCGACTTCAACACCAGGTAATTTTGCTTCAGCTGTCACCTGCGGCAGTGAGATATCAACATCTGGCTTTGACACAGTAATATCCATTGCAGGCCCCTTTGCTTTTGGAAGTGAAATTCCAAATTTTGGTAGCTTGAATTTACTTCCTTGTCCTTCTAGCTCAGTGCCTTTAACTTTCATGTCAATGTCTACCTCAGGACCTTCTACATCCATACTGTAGCCTTTGATATCTACAGCAGGTGGTTTTCCTGATACTGCTAGGTCTGCTTCTGGGAGTTTCACACCAACTGAGGTCACATCTGCACTGATATCTGGAACATTGATGTCAGCATCTGGTTTTGTTACAGCAATGTCCACTGATGGTAAATTAAGATTTCCTGAAATTTTGGGAGCTGTAATTTCTGGTTTGGAAAATCCAAATGAAGGGAATTTAATATGAGGCATCTTGAATCTTCCATGGTCACCTGCCCCTGCCTCAATATCTGGAATTTTAGCTTGTCCATCAAACGATGATCCCTCGACTTCAACACCAGGTAATTTAGCTTCAGCTGTCACCTGCGGCAGTGAGATATCTACATCTGGCTTTGACACAGTAATATCCATTGCAGGTCCCTTTGCTTTTGGAAGTGAAATTCCAAATTTTGGTAGCTTGAATTTACTTCCTTGTCCTTCTAGCTCAGTTCCTTTAACTTTCATGTCAATGTCTACCTCAGGAGCTTCTACATCCATACTGTAGCCTTTGATGTCTACTGCAGGTGGTTTTCCTGATACTGCTAGGTCTGCTTCTGGGAGTTTCACACCAACTGAGGTCACATCTGCACTGAGATCTGGAACATTGATGTCAGCATCTGGTTTTGTTACAGCAATATCCACTGATGGTAAATTGAGATTTCCTGAAATTTTGGGAGCTGTAATTTCTGGTTTGGAAAATCCAAATTTTGGAAGAGACATCTTtggttttttcagttttatatcaACACCTTTAGAATCCACCTCTGGTATATCTACTGTCCCTTCCACTGATGGTCCCTCGACTTCAACACCAGGTAATTTTGCTTCAGCTGTCACCTGCGGCAGTGAGATATCAACATCTGGCTTTGACACAGTAATATCCATTGCAGGCCCCTTTGCTTTTGGAAGTGAAATTCCAAATTTTGGTAGCTTGAATTTACTTCCTTGTCCTTCTAGCTCAGTGCCTTTAACTTTCATGTCAATGTCTACCTCAGGACCTTCTACATCCATACTGTAGCCTTTGATATCTACAGCAGGTGGTTTTCCTGATACTGCTAGGTCTGCTTCTGGGAGTTTCACACCAACTGAGGTCACATCTGCACTGATATCTGGAACATTGATGTCAGCATCTGGTTTTGTTACAGCAATGTCCACTGATGGTAAATTAAGATTTCCTGAAATTTTGGGAGCTGTAATTTCTGGTTTGGAAAATCCAAATGAAGGGAATTTAATATGAGGCATCTTGAATCTTCCTTGGTCACCTGCCCCTGCCTCAATATCTGGAATTTTAGCTTGTCCATCAAACGATGATCCCTTGACTTCAACACCAGGTAATTTAGCTTCAGCTGTCACCTGCGGCAGTGAGATATCTACATCTGGCTTTGACACAGTAATATCCATTGCAGGTCCCTTTGCTTTTGGAAGTGAAATTCCAAATTTTGGTAGCTTGAATTTACTTCCTTGTCCTTCTAGCTCAGTGCCTTTAACTTTCATGTCAATGTCTACCTCAGGAGCTTCTACATCCATACTGTAGCCTTTGATGTCTACTGCAGGTGGTTTTCCTGATACTGCTAGGTCTGCTTCTGGGAGTTTCACACCAACTGAGGTTACATCTGCACTGATATCTGGAACATTGATGTCAGCATCTGGTTTTGTTACAGCAATATCCACTGATGGTAAATTGAGATTTCCTGAAATTTTGGGTGCTGTAATTTCTGGTTTGGAAAATCCAAATTTTGGAAGAGACATCTTTGGTTTTTTCAGCTTAATATCAACACCTTTAGAATCCACATCTGGTATATCTACTGTTCCTTCCACTGATGGTCCCTCGACTTCAACACCAGGTAATTTTGCTTCAGCTGTCACCTGCGGCAGTGAGATATCTACATCTGGCTTTGACACAGTAATATCCATTGCAGGTCCCTTTGCTTTTGGAAGTGAAATTCCAAATTTTGGTAGCTTGAATTTACTTCCTTGTCCTTCTAGCTCAGTTCCTTTAACTTTCATGTCAATATCAACCTCAGGAGCTTCTACATCCATACTGTAGCCTTTGATGTCTACTGCAGGTGGTTTTCCTGATACTGCTAGGTCTGCTTCTGGGAGTTTCACACCAGCTGAGGTCACATCTGCACTGATATCTGGAACATTGATGTCAGCATCTGGTTTTGTTACAGCAATATCCACTGATGGTAAATTGAGATTTCCTGAAATTTTGGGAGCTGTAATTTCTGGTTTGGAAAATCCAAATGAAGGGAATTTAATATGAGGCATCTTGAATCTTCCATGGTCACCTGCCCCTGCCTCAATATCTGGAATTTTAGCTTGTCCATCAAACGATGATCCCTCGACTTCAACACCAGGTAATTTAGCTTCAGCTGTCATCTGCGGTAGTGAGATATCTACATCTGGCTTTGACACAGTAATATCCATTGCTGGTCCCTTTGCTTTTGGAAGTGAAATTCCAAATTTTGGTAGCTTGAATTTACTTCCTTGTCCTTCTAGATCAGTGCTTTTAACTTTCATGTCAATGTCTACCTCAGGAGCTTCTACATCCATACTGTAGTCTTTGATGTCTACTGCAGGTGGTTTTCCTGATACTGCTAGGTCTGCTTCTGGGAGTTTCACACCAACTGACATCACATCTGCACTGATATCTGGAACATTGATGTCAGCATCTGGCTTTGTTACAGCAATATCCACTGATGGTAAATCTACATTTCCTGAAATTTTGGGAGCTGTAATTTCTGGTTTGGAAAATCCAAATTTTGGAAGAGACATCTTtggttttttcagttttatatcaACACCTTTAGAATCCACCTCTGGTATATCTACTGTCCCTTCCACTGATGGTCCCTCGACTTCAACACCAGGTAATTTTGCTTCAGCTGTCACCTGCGGCAGTGAGATATCAACATCTGGCTTTGACACAGTAATATCCATTGCAGGTCCCTTTGCTTTTGGAAGTGAAATTCCAAATTTTGGTAGCTTGAATTTACTTCCTTGTCCTTCTAGCTCAGTGCCTTTAACTTTCATGTCAATGTCTACCTCAGGAGCTTCTACATCCATACTGTAGCCTTTGATGTCTACAGCAGGTGGTTTTCCTGATACTGCTAGGTCTGCTTCTGGGAGTTTCACACCAATTGAGGTCACATCTGCACTGATATCTGGAACATTGATGTCAACATCTGGTTTTGTTACAGCAATATCCACTGACGGTAAATTGAGATTTCCTGAAATTTTGGGAGCTGTAATTTCTGGTTTGGAAAATCCAAATGAAGGGAATTTAATATGAGGCATCTTGAATCTTCCTTGGTCACCTGCCCCTGCCTCAATATCTGGAATTTTAGCTTGTCCATCAAGCGATGATCCCTCGACTTCAACACCAGGTAATTTTGCTTCAGCTGTCACCTGCGGCAGTGAGATATCTACATCTGGCTTTGACACAGTAATATCCATTGCAGGTCCCTTTGCTTTTGGAAGTGAAATTCCAAATTTTGGTAGCTTGAATTTACTTCCTTGTCCTTCTAGCTCAGTGCCTTTAACTTTCATGTCAATGTCTACCTCAGGAGCTTCTACATCCATACTGTAGCCTTTGATGTCTACTGCAGGTGGTTTTCCTGATACTGCTAGGTCTGCTTCTGGGAGTTTCACACCAACTGAGGTCACATCTGCACTGATATCTGGAACATTGATGTCAGCATCTGGTTTTGTTACAGCAATATCCACTGATGGTAAATTGAGATTTCCTGAAATTTTGGGAGCTGTAATTTCTGGTTTGGAAAATCCAAATTTTGGAAGAGACATCTTtggttttttcagttttatatcaACATCTTTAGAATCCACCTCTGGTATGTCTACTGTCCCTTCCACTGATGGTCCCTCGACTTCAACACCAGGTAATTTTGCTTCAGCTGTCACCCGAGGCAGTGAGATATCAACATCTGGCTTTGACACAGTAATATCCATTGCAGGTCCCTTTGCTTTTGGAAGTGAAATTCCAAATTTTGGTAGCTTGAATTTACTTCCTTGTCCTTCTAGCTCAGTGCCTTTAACTTTCATGTCAATGTCTATCTCAGGAGCTTCTACATCCATACTGTAGCCTTTGATGTCTACTGCAGGTGGTTTTCCTGATACTGCTAGGTCTGCTTCTGGGAGTTTCACACCAACTGAGGTCACATCTGCACTGATATCTGGAACATTGATGTCAGCATCTGGTTTTGTTACAGCAATATCCACTGATGGTAAATTGAGATTTCCTGAAATTTTGGGAGCTGTAATTTCTGGTTTGGAAAATCCAAATTTTGGAAGAGACATCTTtggttttttcagttttatatcaACATCTTTAGAATCCACCTCTGGTATGTATACTGTCCCTTCCACTGATGGTCCCTCGACTTCAACACCAGGTAATTTTGCTTCAGCTGTCACCCGAGGCAGTGAGATATCAACATCTGGCTTTGACACAGTAATATCCATTGCAGGTCCCTTTGCTTTTGG
This window of the Anguilla anguilla isolate fAngAng1 chromosome 1, fAngAng1.pri, whole genome shotgun sequence genome carries:
- the LOC118207224 gene encoding neuroblast differentiation-associated protein AHNAK-like, which encodes MSLPKFGFSKPEITAPKISGNLNLPSVDIAVTKPDADINVPDLSADVTSVGVKLPEADLAVSGKPPAVDIKGYSMDVEAPEVDIDMKVKGTELEGQGSKFKLPKFGISLPKGKAPAMDITLSKPDVDISLPQVTAEAKLPGVEVEGPSVEGTVDIPEVDSKGVDIKLKKPKMSFPKFGFSKQDATAPEIDISLPKGDISLAGGSIEVKEPGMDIKAPDVGEKDSGIKGSPSKFKVPTFKLPKFGITAPKVKAEAPDLSVNVTVPDTETPSGKAIIDHEGTVMETGKTEGKFELPKMKIPNIDVKVPTLKGQDMSQEIPKAEYEISGPDTVKVDLKGSSLDGQAKIPDIEAGAGDQGRFKMPHIKFPSFGFSKPEITAPKISGNLNLPSVDIAVTKPDADINVSDISADVTSVGVKLPEADQAVSGKPPAVDMKDYSMDVQAPDVDIGTEGKSIELEGQGSRFKLPKFGITFQKAKGPAVDVSVSKPDVDISLPQVTAEAKLPGVEVEGPSVEATVDMPALDSKEVDVKLKKPKISLPKFGFSKPDIKAPEIDVSLPKQDICLAEGSMEVKGPEVDIKAADTSTEIKDKNMDIVGSPTKFKLPTIKFPKFGISAPKVTTESPDIKTDIKLPEMEASEKAKVDIGAPSVDIDGSSVELNKPKGQFEPSKIKMPDIDVSLPKGKDYIKTPDIDINLPEVDMSLPECKVDVKGSDVAIKTQDTEANVDAHIGGSPSKFKLPTFKMPKFGMTGSKVKTEIPEVTAESTEPALSGKVNVKHDGQGMDIEKPEGKFELPKVKMPDISFSLPKTKGIEINQEIPKPESNISVPETDTVLKEPKLELKGMHIDGQAEIPGIEAGVEELGKFKMPHIKMPSFGFSRPETTGSKISGDVHLPSVDIAITKPDTEINVPHISAGVTSVGGKHPEPELTMSGETPAANIKDYSVAVEGPEVDIDMKAKDTELEGQGSKFKLPKFGISFPKTKGPAVDISVSKPEVDISLPEVPAEAKLPGVEVEGPSVEGTVDIPEVDSKGVDAKVKKPKISFSKFGFSKPEVQAPEPEVSLPEESLVVKGPEVDIKAPETQIEIKDKNKDIISSPTKFKLPTIKFPKFGVSGPKVLAEPSNAKTDITVPEFETSSGQLKVDIGATGFDMEKSSVDLDKTKGKTEIEIQGIDVSDIKAAEPEGQGSRFKLPKLGISFQKVKGPGVDISESKAEVDISSPGVTVEAQLPSVELEGPSIEGRVDVPEVESKEVDLKLKKPRISFPKFGFSKPDIKAPEIDVNLPKGDISLTEGSVEVKGPEVNIKAPDTQTELKDKNMDIIGSPTKFKLPTFKFPTFSVVAPKSKVEAQEVSADITVPEIKAPLVKAEVDVGAPVLETDILSIEIEKSEGTGKLPKLKMTSIDMSLPKGQGSESKPEDEMSAVRTEGKIDVSELEATGTALEAKVDISDPEPPKPEVDIRGSPSKFKLPTFKMPKFGFSSAKVKTKDTDIDTGLKTPEVPFKGATKEIQESIDDGTSNITETDKKTGDAEGQTKSSKFSLSNVFRGFDLEFHVPTLEEVEETLVSPREDVAHSGEIEQSTHTSAEKDSTIKYQSHTDPSQTQLSTSHGAEVSVQAPTITKEAEAKEQSKFKFRFPRLGFTESSEQGDKTESINMNVEEKEKSLEPQEEKEKEDMNEKEANTDKGTWFKFPKFGITSPSKTIKVPEKGTSQPTEGTDKNMEGDIEEGDVSLTSVRSSDAFADISSTVTSEQPGPLVVSPTKVKVKISEPTAIVGVSEVKVPTDIITSTARTELILLEPHLPGQVDTVTIPVSSEATLTSPDEKTQETEGDIHVVTSNIQATPSSEHAKVITKYETHSVQALSLQKMTVKVGSASWTVEESGEWPGESSEENILVEKHMVKEKSGDDKEAVIITQRVRQIVGASSGEPILEDTASAIKKLRDTMHSEKMKFFEDAETSTVTVSTHKIEKHGFETSTEKK